A region of Flavobacterium album DNA encodes the following proteins:
- a CDS encoding ATP-binding protein has protein sequence MVQKPRSVKYKVIAGYVLLFAIAVFSVWFLYSEIIRIAIPAQTGEDNKNIIRISNTIADLYASEAIGRSSILTGSQKDYNRYKQLIDSINNDIEAIKANVEESQVPKFDSIQMLLARKKQSITDIGLYRKKYGQKDALSLSIERIYNSRDSVWDKTKPVKSTRSYEAKQLIYSALPPKMLDSLSKLPVSNDSLAIIFDKVITNVLVKDRKLKNVLNRKEQKLLDENRVISDQLRAILASVEKEFIEKSYARIDQSQAAISDTVKKMTWVGAITLFLLIVFAWVIIRDLTTNQNYRKQLELLNHENEELLRTKSMLMATVTHDLQTPLGSIVGFHDLIKDSGITPKQGQYLGNIKQSADYILKLVNDLLDFSRLENNRIAIENSVFNMKNVIEGTCMTLEPMAQKKNIELNWDIDDKLDRNYISDPYRIKQVLTNLISNAIKFTGDGSVEVTAKIEGFDILISVLDTGIGIAPEKHSDVFKEFTQAHAGIEKKFGGTGLGLTISKKILELLGGTITLESAEGQGSIFTISIPCIAGKSDTPGTAAPASKPEPPALKNKRILVVDDDSTQLTLMSELLGAYVAAIKTEINPSALEATLEQGDFDIVLTDIQMPSVDGFEVLARIRQHPDPAIASLPVIALSGRRDLSADDFVSRGFTAHHPKPVQFEQLLELLAGIFDEKLPVQKTPVEEKRSSGKLYDLKSLSRFTNNDPDSLRTIVLTFIESAKTNCDELLKAVETKDGEQLVTTAHRMIPMLKQMEVHSIAGLLMPLEDRATGLDWPELESYINRICGEVQELCNALEKEVA, from the coding sequence ATGGTACAAAAACCAAGATCGGTTAAATATAAAGTCATTGCCGGCTATGTGCTGTTATTTGCCATAGCCGTTTTTTCCGTGTGGTTCCTTTACAGCGAGATCATACGCATCGCTATACCGGCACAAACCGGTGAAGACAATAAGAATATCATTCGCATCAGCAACACCATTGCCGATCTTTATGCTTCCGAAGCCATTGGCAGAAGCTCTATACTGACAGGGTCCCAAAAAGACTATAATCGCTACAAACAACTGATTGACAGCATTAACAATGATATCGAGGCTATTAAGGCAAATGTAGAAGAAAGCCAGGTGCCGAAATTCGACTCGATACAAATGCTGCTGGCGAGAAAAAAGCAGAGCATTACCGATATAGGCCTTTACCGCAAGAAGTATGGGCAAAAAGATGCCCTGAGCCTTTCTATCGAGCGCATTTACAATTCCAGGGATTCCGTATGGGATAAAACCAAGCCCGTAAAGTCCACAAGATCCTACGAAGCCAAGCAGCTCATCTATTCTGCGCTTCCGCCAAAAATGCTCGATTCCCTGAGTAAGCTCCCGGTTTCTAATGACTCACTTGCGATAATTTTCGATAAAGTAATTACCAATGTGCTGGTAAAGGACAGGAAGCTCAAAAATGTGCTTAACCGTAAAGAGCAAAAGCTGTTGGATGAAAACCGTGTCATATCCGACCAGCTGAGGGCGATACTGGCTTCGGTGGAAAAAGAATTCATAGAAAAGTCCTATGCCCGGATCGATCAGTCACAGGCAGCCATATCGGATACCGTAAAAAAAATGACATGGGTAGGGGCGATCACGCTTTTCCTGCTCATTGTTTTTGCCTGGGTTATCATCCGCGACCTTACTACCAACCAGAACTACAGGAAGCAGCTCGAGCTCCTCAACCATGAGAATGAAGAGCTATTGCGCACCAAATCCATGCTGATGGCTACTGTTACGCACGACCTGCAGACACCGCTGGGGAGCATCGTCGGGTTTCATGACCTTATAAAAGATTCGGGAATTACACCAAAACAAGGGCAGTACCTTGGCAATATCAAGCAGTCGGCTGATTATATCCTGAAGCTGGTAAACGACCTGCTTGATTTTTCAAGGCTGGAAAATAATCGTATCGCTATCGAGAACTCCGTCTTCAACATGAAAAATGTTATTGAAGGGACGTGTATGACACTGGAGCCCATGGCACAGAAAAAGAATATCGAGCTCAACTGGGATATCGATGATAAGCTGGACCGTAATTATATTTCTGACCCGTACCGCATTAAGCAGGTGCTTACAAATCTTATCAGCAATGCCATAAAGTTTACGGGCGATGGTTCTGTTGAGGTTACAGCCAAAATTGAAGGTTTTGACATACTGATATCAGTACTGGATACCGGAATAGGTATAGCGCCGGAAAAGCACAGCGATGTATTTAAGGAGTTCACGCAGGCCCATGCCGGGATCGAAAAGAAGTTTGGCGGAACAGGGCTTGGCCTTACGATCTCTAAAAAGATACTCGAACTGCTTGGCGGCACCATAACGCTTGAAAGTGCCGAAGGGCAGGGGTCTATATTTACTATTTCAATACCATGCATTGCGGGTAAAAGTGACACTCCGGGCACAGCAGCCCCTGCATCGAAGCCGGAGCCCCCCGCTTTAAAGAACAAACGTATTCTTGTCGTGGATGATGACAGCACGCAGCTTACCCTAATGAGCGAATTGCTGGGGGCTTATGTTGCCGCAATAAAGACCGAGATCAATCCCTCGGCTCTGGAAGCAACACTTGAACAAGGCGATTTTGATATCGTATTAACTGATATACAAATGCCTTCGGTAGATGGGTTTGAAGTGCTGGCCAGGATAAGGCAGCATCCGGACCCTGCTATCGCGTCGCTCCCGGTAATCGCGCTTTCGGGCAGGAGAGACCTTAGCGCTGATGATTTCGTAAGCAGGGGGTTTACCGCCCATCATCCGAAACCGGTGCAGTTTGAACAGCTTTTGGAGCTATTGGCCGGAATTTTTGATGAGAAGCTGCCTGTACAAAAGACACCGGTTGAAGAGAAGCGTTCTTCGGGGAAACTATATGACCTTAAAAGCCTTTCGCGTTTTACCAATAACGACCCCGATTCCCTCAGGACAATTGTGCTTACTTTTATTGAAAGCGCAAAAACCAATTGTGATGAACTGCTAAAAGCAGTGGAAACGAAAGACGGAGAGCAGCTTGTAACCACCGCCCACAGGATGATACCGATGCTAAAGCAAATGGAAGTGCATTCTATAGCAGGTTTGCTCATGCCTCTTGAAGACAGGGCCACCGGGCTGGATTGGCCGGAACTGGAAAGCTACATAAACAGGATATGCGGGGAAGTACAGGAATTGTGCAATGCCCTGGAAAAAGAAGTTGCCTGA
- a CDS encoding RNA-binding S4 domain-containing protein, whose translation MRIDKYLWCTRYYKTRSLATQAIQKGHVTVNGQQAKASRDIFPSDKITVRRDQINYILTVLDIPKSRVGPKLVDIYRKDETPPESFEHLEMLRLTKEHYRAKGTGRPTKKDRRDLDDYGDDFDDDFEADAN comes from the coding sequence ATGAGAATCGACAAATATTTGTGGTGCACACGCTACTACAAAACCCGCAGCCTTGCTACACAGGCGATACAAAAAGGCCACGTTACAGTAAACGGGCAGCAGGCCAAAGCTTCGCGGGACATTTTCCCTTCGGATAAGATCACTGTGCGCCGTGACCAGATCAATTATATACTCACGGTCCTTGATATACCCAAAAGCCGGGTGGGCCCGAAGCTGGTGGACATTTACCGGAAGGACGAAACCCCGCCGGAGTCTTTTGAGCACCTTGAAATGCTGCGGCTTACAAAAGAGCATTACCGTGCCAAAGGGACAGGAAGGCCCACCAAAAAAGACCGCCGCGACCTTGACGATTATGGCGACGACTTTGACGATGATTTTGAGGCGGATGCCAACTAA
- a CDS encoding phosphoribosyltransferase family protein — MKNIILTQQEIAHKTRRIAYQIYETFPDETEVVLAGIASNGYLFSKMIAAELDKIAPLKVILCEVTVNKEKPLEKVQTSLPPEDYTNKALVLVDDVLNSGTTLIYGVKHFLDVPLKKFKTAVLVDRNHKQYPVKADFKGLSLSTSLRERVQVVITDNDQYAYLED; from the coding sequence ATGAAAAATATCATACTCACACAACAGGAAATAGCACATAAAACCAGGCGTATTGCCTACCAGATCTATGAGACATTTCCTGATGAGACCGAAGTTGTGCTTGCCGGTATTGCCAGCAACGGCTACCTTTTCTCCAAAATGATAGCGGCTGAACTGGATAAAATAGCGCCTTTAAAAGTTATCTTGTGTGAAGTGACCGTGAATAAGGAAAAGCCTTTGGAAAAAGTGCAGACCTCCCTCCCACCGGAAGACTATACAAATAAAGCGCTCGTACTGGTAGACGATGTACTGAACAGCGGCACAACATTGATCTATGGTGTAAAGCATTTTCTTGACGTGCCCCTCAAAAAATTCAAAACCGCTGTACTGGTCGACCGGAACCATAAGCAATATCCCGTAAAAGCCGATTTTAAAGGGCTATCGCTCTCTACATCGTTGCGGGAGCGCGTACAGGTCGTTATCACAGATAACGATCAATATGCTTACCTTGAAGATTAA
- a CDS encoding sigma-54-dependent transcriptional regulator: MTPKILVVDDDTAFCVMLKTFLQKKGFEVVNAFTAQEAEDAIKSQFFDIVLTDIRLPDSDGLHILRLVKETAMDSQVILMTGYTDIRTAVNAMKLGAFEYVGKPINPDEILHTIGLALNKKSGKQTPPSEKKQAKASGVPFVKGISSDSARLQEHIALVAPTNMSVLIIGDSGTGKEHIAHSIHSQSKRASQPYIAVDCGAIPKELASSEFFGHIKGSFTGAINDKTGHFEAANGGTLFLDEVGNLSYEVQVQLLRALQERKIKPVGSSNEIQVDIRVVAATNEDLAEAVKRGDFREDLYHRLNEFCIKVPRLSERKQDIMIFANHFLAQANDDLEKDIEGFDEEVTTLFKNYSWPGNLREMKNIIKRSVLLEKSATIHIDVLPPEMQEASKLEGSLSGYSKSNEEEAIRQALEKANYNKSKAAILLDIDRKTLYNKLKLYNIDL; this comes from the coding sequence ATGACTCCTAAAATCCTTGTTGTTGACGACGATACCGCTTTTTGCGTAATGCTTAAGACATTCCTTCAAAAAAAAGGATTTGAAGTGGTAAACGCATTTACGGCGCAGGAGGCGGAAGACGCCATAAAAAGCCAGTTTTTCGATATTGTCCTTACTGATATACGCCTTCCGGACAGTGACGGCCTGCATATACTCAGGTTGGTAAAAGAAACTGCCATGGACAGCCAGGTAATATTAATGACAGGCTATACCGATATCAGGACAGCAGTAAATGCCATGAAGCTTGGCGCATTTGAGTATGTAGGCAAGCCCATTAACCCCGACGAGATACTCCATACCATTGGGTTAGCGCTCAATAAAAAATCCGGTAAGCAGACCCCTCCTTCTGAAAAGAAACAGGCAAAAGCATCCGGGGTACCGTTTGTAAAAGGCATCAGCAGCGATTCTGCAAGGCTTCAGGAGCATATTGCCCTTGTAGCCCCTACCAACATGTCGGTGCTTATCATTGGCGACAGTGGTACCGGCAAAGAGCATATCGCCCACTCCATCCATTCGCAAAGCAAAAGGGCATCACAGCCTTATATCGCGGTCGATTGTGGCGCGATACCGAAAGAGCTGGCGTCAAGCGAATTCTTTGGGCATATAAAAGGCTCTTTTACCGGGGCAATAAACGACAAGACCGGCCATTTTGAAGCAGCTAACGGCGGTACGCTTTTCCTTGACGAAGTAGGCAACCTCAGCTATGAAGTGCAGGTACAATTGCTCAGGGCATTGCAGGAACGCAAAATAAAACCCGTAGGCAGCAGCAATGAGATACAGGTAGACATACGGGTTGTGGCAGCTACCAATGAAGACCTTGCCGAAGCGGTAAAGCGTGGCGACTTCAGGGAAGACCTGTACCACAGGCTCAACGAATTTTGTATTAAAGTCCCGCGCCTTTCTGAGCGCAAGCAGGACATCATGATATTTGCCAACCATTTTTTGGCGCAGGCCAATGACGACCTCGAAAAAGATATCGAAGGCTTTGATGAGGAAGTGACCACGCTGTTTAAAAATTACAGCTGGCCGGGCAACCTCCGCGAAATGAAAAATATCATCAAGCGCTCGGTATTGCTCGAAAAATCCGCGACGATACATATTGATGTACTGCCGCCGGAAATGCAGGAGGCTTCAAAACTGGAAGGCTCACTTTCGGGATATTCAAAAAGCAATGAGGAAGAAGCTATAAGACAGGCGCTCGAAAAGGCAAATTATAATAAATCTAAAGCTGCGATATTGCTTGATATCGACAGGAAAACACTGTACAATAAACTGAAGTTGTATAATATTGACCTTTAA
- a CDS encoding FKBP-type peptidyl-prolyl cis-trans isomerase — protein MNRFLKAFGLLSIITLFAACKKDDGVNVVPPRDYAVQYATEKVDIENYLKTHYMVVNPTTLDATFFAIPEGGTQTSIWEQTEYPLRNKIVNSNNVDYTVYYLMFNEGTGESPTRADNVLVAYSGTIFSGLQFDSQPYPQTLSSLAGTILGWQEIIPLFKTGQYVDTNPNDPPTFQNYGAGAMFLPSGLAYYNSTPASGVSAYDSMIFTFKFYALEYTDIDGDGILNKYETVDGVDIKDYDTDGDDVPNYLDTDDDGDGHFTKYEIMIPDSSPAAYYSFDQIPPCSGGTLKKHLDPSCW, from the coding sequence ATGAATAGATTTTTAAAGGCTTTTGGCCTTCTTTCAATAATTACCCTCTTTGCAGCCTGTAAAAAAGACGATGGTGTCAATGTAGTGCCGCCAAGGGATTATGCCGTACAGTATGCTACTGAGAAAGTTGACATAGAGAATTACCTGAAAACACATTATATGGTCGTTAATCCGACCACCCTTGATGCTACCTTTTTTGCGATACCCGAAGGCGGGACCCAAACTTCTATATGGGAGCAGACGGAGTATCCTTTACGTAACAAGATCGTAAATAGCAACAATGTTGATTATACCGTATATTACCTGATGTTCAATGAAGGTACAGGCGAGTCGCCTACCAGGGCCGATAATGTGCTGGTTGCTTATAGCGGTACCATATTTTCGGGCCTCCAGTTCGATTCGCAGCCCTACCCGCAAACCCTTTCGTCCCTTGCTGGTACTATCCTGGGATGGCAGGAAATAATACCGTTGTTTAAGACAGGGCAATATGTAGATACTAACCCGAATGATCCCCCTACTTTCCAGAATTACGGAGCTGGTGCCATGTTCCTCCCTTCAGGGCTGGCCTATTATAATTCGACACCTGCATCGGGGGTTTCGGCTTACGATTCGATGATCTTCACTTTTAAATTTTATGCTCTTGAATACACCGACATAGATGGCGATGGTATCCTGAATAAATATGAGACTGTTGATGGTGTAGATATAAAAGATTATGATACCGATGGCGACGATGTGCCAAACTATCTTGATACCGATGATGATGGCGATGGGCACTTTACAAAGTATGAGATAATGATACCTGATTCAAGCCCTGCGGCATATTATTCGTTTGATCAAATACCACCCTGCTCCGGCGGGACGCTGAAAAAGCATTTGGATCCTTCTTGTTGGTAA
- a CDS encoding T9SS type B sorting domain-containing protein, translating into MSFFHTLFPHGFKYDFYLRPVAILWLLCTAITAKAQLPDFDFNVAFTNETCPGNGTLTFSTENTTPGATFLYTVYHNPNLDVPISSSADLLVDGLSAGTYTIIALQTLGNQTSTEQVEVTLENQITPLTYTISSTTHDCMVGGQLVITTLTGIASQYEIISGPVTRPLQDSNVFDALPAGQYNIRVFNNCGQAVVTTYTVVADPGAPVVSQPILEDVYSGDCDSVTITNTLTYPEGTVISYPLTVTYTIHLPGGAPPQVVTMNFADGAPSYLEFVNEFPAFAGETYTYDLVVTNSCGIQYGNSGMTVNPAPEISHSLIPLPCGHYYLTLDVAHYMPPFTFDFSTVPAGFNPTVFNAAYPGPYAEGPVAFGGESMHVPEGNYTVSVTDACGRTGTISFTVQEIIPEPSVSGRNNGCFSLFGRIIASVTDRKLVFAEITAAPADYTFALPSNVSSFINGSGTLIVPNLPLGFYTLHLIDECGTEYTVTAEVPPFTEQDFTALPLADCREGIGAVRVTSGNGKLTALSITSAPAAFGQTLPFDVSASISSAGIFFMDDLPAGNYTFSGTDICGIQRTVSANITGYMPMGGVPFTFEPHCSSFDIALFDSDTSSGTPGYWLQMENPDVPGQWVHPGNGTIYPEGTLPDSSNSLALENNHTTVNLLYFGKFRIVKAFETVGNGTSLKICIEVLGEFNYYDGVKIENIYNISCLENTDDIFVEATGLAPLHYRIEKKDGLPFFLDNGTNSVYSGLAIGSYQFVVEDACGHIGRRTENINLLPELAHAHDPGGMLECIQPGQPEFLPFDLSLQNSGILGDQSPNAYTVTYHLSQEDADAGINPLPVLYTNTSNPQTIYARLVHNFIDICHDVVSFGLQVSEYPRLTMDEEEYVCVDGGSVTLSADPGYDTYEWSTGENTSSIVVETPGIYTVTVANVYDGTVCATTREITVNPSEAPTVLDIETSDWTDNHNSITIRVSGSGLYEYSIDGNNFQDSPVFSGLETGVYFLYIRDKNGCGMIVKEFYLLNYPKFFTPNGDGINDTWRIQFSIVEPGMEIFIFDRYGKFLAQIDPTGRGWDGMYHGRPLPSTDYWFLVKRTDGKEHRGHFSMIR; encoded by the coding sequence ATGAGTTTTTTCCACACCTTATTCCCTCACGGCTTTAAATATGACTTTTATTTAAGGCCAGTCGCCATACTATGGTTATTATGCACTGCAATTACCGCAAAAGCCCAACTTCCTGACTTCGACTTCAATGTTGCCTTTACAAACGAAACCTGTCCCGGCAACGGCACGCTTACGTTTAGTACCGAAAACACAACCCCCGGCGCTACATTTTTATACACCGTTTACCACAATCCCAACCTTGATGTCCCCATTTCTTCTTCCGCCGATTTACTGGTGGATGGCTTGAGCGCCGGTACATACACCATCATTGCCCTGCAAACGCTCGGCAACCAGACAAGCACCGAACAGGTTGAAGTTACGCTAGAAAACCAAATAACACCATTGACGTATACAATCAGTTCTACCACCCATGATTGCATGGTCGGCGGACAGCTTGTAATCACTACGCTAACCGGAATCGCCTCACAATATGAGATCATATCCGGGCCGGTAACACGGCCGTTGCAGGATTCAAATGTGTTCGATGCCCTTCCTGCAGGGCAATACAACATTAGGGTTTTTAATAATTGCGGCCAGGCTGTAGTAACCACCTATACCGTAGTGGCCGATCCTGGGGCACCCGTCGTTTCGCAGCCTATTCTTGAAGATGTGTATAGCGGCGATTGCGATTCGGTTACGATAACAAATACCCTTACGTATCCTGAAGGTACGGTGATCAGTTATCCTCTTACAGTAACCTATACAATACATCTTCCCGGCGGGGCGCCGCCACAGGTGGTCACCATGAATTTTGCCGATGGAGCGCCGTCATACCTCGAGTTTGTCAATGAGTTTCCTGCTTTTGCAGGCGAAACCTATACTTACGACCTGGTAGTGACCAACAGCTGCGGCATACAGTATGGCAACAGCGGCATGACTGTCAACCCCGCGCCGGAAATAAGCCATTCGCTTATCCCGCTGCCCTGCGGTCATTACTATCTTACGCTAGATGTGGCACATTATATGCCGCCTTTTACATTCGATTTTTCAACAGTACCGGCAGGCTTTAACCCCACAGTATTTAATGCCGCATACCCCGGACCGTATGCCGAGGGGCCGGTCGCATTTGGCGGGGAGAGCATGCATGTACCGGAAGGTAATTATACCGTTTCGGTAACCGACGCTTGTGGCAGGACGGGAACGATCTCCTTTACCGTTCAGGAAATAATACCCGAACCTTCAGTAAGCGGAAGGAACAACGGCTGTTTTTCGCTATTCGGGCGCATCATAGCGAGCGTGACTGACAGAAAGCTGGTTTTTGCCGAAATAACTGCCGCCCCTGCTGACTACACCTTTGCGCTCCCAAGTAATGTATCAAGCTTTATAAATGGCTCAGGAACACTTATCGTTCCCAACCTGCCATTGGGTTTTTACACTTTGCACCTCATAGACGAATGCGGCACGGAATATACCGTTACCGCAGAAGTTCCACCGTTCACGGAGCAGGATTTTACCGCTCTTCCCCTCGCAGATTGCCGTGAAGGCATAGGTGCCGTACGGGTTACCAGCGGGAATGGCAAGCTTACTGCTTTATCAATTACATCTGCCCCTGCCGCATTTGGGCAGACACTTCCTTTTGATGTCTCTGCAAGCATAAGCAGTGCAGGTATTTTTTTCATGGACGACCTGCCTGCAGGGAATTATACTTTTAGCGGTACCGATATATGCGGAATACAAAGGACCGTTTCTGCCAATATAACTGGTTATATGCCCATGGGTGGGGTGCCTTTCACTTTTGAGCCCCATTGCAGCTCTTTTGACATAGCGCTGTTCGACAGTGACACTTCTTCGGGAACACCCGGTTATTGGCTGCAAATGGAAAACCCTGATGTACCGGGACAATGGGTACATCCCGGGAACGGTACTATTTATCCCGAAGGCACACTGCCGGATAGCAGTAACTCACTTGCGCTCGAAAACAACCATACCACTGTTAATTTGCTTTATTTCGGTAAATTCAGGATCGTAAAAGCTTTTGAGACCGTTGGTAACGGTACCTCGTTAAAGATCTGCATTGAGGTGTTAGGGGAATTCAATTATTATGATGGGGTTAAGATCGAAAACATTTACAATATTTCATGCCTGGAAAATACCGACGATATTTTTGTCGAGGCTACCGGGCTTGCACCTTTGCATTACCGCATCGAAAAAAAAGACGGCCTGCCGTTCTTCCTGGATAACGGAACTAACAGCGTGTATTCGGGACTCGCTATCGGGTCTTACCAGTTTGTAGTGGAAGATGCCTGTGGGCATATTGGCCGGAGGACAGAAAACATCAACCTGCTGCCCGAACTCGCACACGCACACGATCCCGGTGGAATGCTGGAATGCATACAGCCGGGCCAGCCCGAATTTCTTCCATTTGACCTCTCGTTGCAAAATTCAGGTATCCTCGGGGATCAAAGCCCGAATGCCTATACTGTAACCTACCACCTGAGCCAGGAAGATGCCGATGCAGGCATAAATCCGCTGCCGGTACTGTACACAAATACCAGCAACCCGCAAACTATTTATGCCCGGCTGGTACATAATTTCATAGACATTTGCCATGATGTGGTATCCTTTGGCCTGCAGGTTTCGGAATATCCGCGACTGACCATGGACGAGGAAGAATATGTGTGCGTTGACGGTGGTTCGGTAACACTTTCCGCCGATCCGGGATATGATACTTATGAATGGTCGACAGGGGAAAATACAAGTTCAATTGTGGTGGAAACGCCCGGCATTTATACCGTGACTGTCGCAAATGTTTACGATGGTACGGTTTGCGCGACCACAAGGGAAATAACCGTTAACCCTTCAGAAGCTCCCACTGTTTTGGATATCGAGACCTCCGACTGGACCGACAACCACAACTCAATAACCATCAGAGTAAGCGGGTCGGGCCTGTATGAATATTCGATAGATGGTAATAACTTCCAGGATAGCCCGGTTTTCAGCGGGCTCGAAACAGGCGTGTACTTTTTATACATAAGGGATAAAAATGGCTGCGGAATGATCGTGAAGGAATTTTACCTGCTCAACTATCCTAAATTCTTTACCCCGAACGGCGATGGCATCAATGATACCTGGAGGATACAGTTCTCCATAGTAGAGCCGGGCATGGAAATTTTCATCTTTGACCGATATGGCAAATTCTTGGCGCAGATTGATCCCACCGGTCGCGGATGGGACGGAATGTACCACGGCAGGCCTCTCCCATCTACCGATTACTGGTTCCTTGTAAAACGCACTGACGGCAAAGAGCACAGGGGGCATTTTTCTATGATACGATAA
- a CDS encoding helix-turn-helix domain-containing protein, protein MNVIGQRIKNLREEKGITQEAMALHLDVTQSNYGRLEKDDRRLNVVKLLKIVRILDVNIAYIFNEPMSADGAVFSNSNKEVYDILVESLTSEIQHLKDEINFLRVMVRS, encoded by the coding sequence ATGAACGTAATCGGACAGAGAATCAAAAACCTGAGGGAAGAGAAAGGTATTACGCAGGAAGCCATGGCTCTTCATCTTGATGTAACCCAAAGCAACTATGGGCGCCTCGAAAAAGATGACAGGAGGCTTAATGTGGTGAAGCTTTTGAAAATTGTGCGTATATTGGATGTTAATATCGCATATATTTTTAATGAGCCTATGAGTGCGGACGGTGCGGTTTTCAGTAATTCAAATAAAGAAGTATATGACATACTGGTGGAAAGCCTTACATCTGAAATACAGCATTTGAAAGACGAGATCAATTTTTTAAGGGTGATGGTGAGAAGCTAA
- a CDS encoding shikimate kinase, with amino-acid sequence MKKILLCGYMASGKTTIARLLGKAAGMPVLDLDEVIEKKTGKSIPQLFSQDGEIAFRRLEHDNLKELLAEEDAFILSLGGGTPCYANNHLFLQRDDVVSVYLKTGIEELVNRLRHQGKERPLLEKLPDDELQEYVAKHLFDRSYYYHQAKHVVVTDGKSPEDVVNEIMSLF; translated from the coding sequence ATGAAAAAGATATTGTTATGCGGATATATGGCTTCCGGTAAAACCACGATCGCCCGTTTATTGGGCAAAGCGGCCGGTATGCCGGTCCTCGATCTTGATGAGGTTATCGAGAAAAAGACAGGTAAAAGCATTCCGCAGCTCTTTTCGCAAGACGGTGAGATCGCATTTCGCCGTTTGGAGCATGACAACCTCAAAGAACTGCTTGCAGAAGAAGATGCCTTTATCCTTTCGCTTGGAGGGGGCACGCCTTGCTATGCCAACAACCATTTATTCTTACAGCGCGATGATGTAGTATCGGTGTACCTGAAAACAGGGATTGAAGAGCTTGTAAACCGCCTGCGCCATCAGGGCAAGGAACGGCCCCTTCTCGAAAAGCTGCCGGACGATGAACTGCAGGAATATGTAGCTAAGCACCTTTTTGACAGGAGCTATTATTACCATCAGGCAAAACATGTGGTAGTTACCGATGGCAAATCTCCCGAAGATGTAGTTAATGAGATAATGAGCCTGTTTTAA